One genomic window of Candidatus Neomarinimicrobiota bacterium includes the following:
- a CDS encoding BamA/TamA family outer membrane protein, with amino-acid sequence MSRKILLVLLILSVAFTFGQEAKTGWGFGGVPAVAYNSDTGFLYGIVFEAYNYGDGSHSPDYDYTIKPTWTRTTKGSGANELFFDSKYLLPHDIRITAYAGYLTEQALPFYGFNGYEANYIPGFEVGDSSNYKTRMYYRHERNTLRLTADFQKSVLSENLRAIAGFGYISSEVAPVDIDVLNEDQEDADKLPDVPALYDEYVTAGYIGVEEADGGLTPYIKLGLVYDTRDNEPNPMSGIWTEALFTTYPGFLGSDFDFSTLTATHRQYFTLMENDLSFAYRLGYQQNFGDIPFFMLPYYQSSYKVTEGLGGSKSLRGILKNRIVGNAIVMANMEVRWKFFRTVVGGQNLYLALNGFGDFGQVITPYEVDGQTLPMAADEGLHVAFGGGLRIVLNENFIIAVDQGYASEPQDGTSGLYIGLGYLY; translated from the coding sequence ATGAGTCGTAAAATATTATTGGTGTTACTTATTTTGAGTGTGGCTTTTACTTTTGGTCAGGAAGCCAAGACTGGCTGGGGCTTCGGTGGCGTACCGGCTGTCGCTTATAACTCAGATACTGGTTTTCTTTATGGAATTGTGTTTGAAGCCTACAATTATGGTGATGGGTCGCATTCACCGGACTATGATTATACCATCAAACCAACCTGGACCCGTACTACCAAGGGGAGTGGTGCCAATGAACTCTTCTTCGACTCAAAATATCTTTTACCTCACGATATACGCATTACAGCTTATGCAGGTTATCTAACAGAACAGGCTCTGCCTTTCTATGGTTTTAATGGCTATGAAGCGAACTATATCCCTGGTTTTGAAGTGGGTGATTCAAGCAATTACAAAACGCGTATGTATTACCGTCATGAAAGAAACACTTTGCGGTTGACTGCCGATTTCCAGAAAAGTGTTTTGAGCGAAAACCTACGAGCCATTGCTGGATTTGGCTATATCAGTTCAGAGGTCGCTCCTGTTGATATCGATGTGCTGAATGAAGATCAGGAAGATGCTGATAAATTGCCTGATGTTCCCGCTTTGTACGATGAATATGTTACTGCAGGGTATATTGGTGTTGAGGAAGCAGATGGCGGACTCACTCCCTATATCAAGTTGGGTCTGGTTTATGATACGCGTGATAATGAGCCTAATCCCATGAGTGGTATCTGGACTGAAGCTTTGTTCACAACTTATCCTGGTTTTTTGGGAAGCGATTTTGATTTTTCAACTTTAACTGCTACGCATCGTCAGTATTTCACCCTCATGGAGAATGATCTTTCTTTTGCTTATCGTTTGGGCTATCAGCAGAATTTTGGAGACATACCCTTCTTCATGCTGCCTTATTACCAGAGCAGCTACAAGGTCACGGAAGGGTTGGGAGGTTCTAAATCACTCCGTGGTATTCTTAAAAATCGTATTGTTGGCAATGCTATTGTCATGGCAAATATGGAAGTACGTTGGAAGTTTTTCAGGACCGTTGTTGGTGGACAGAATCTGTATCTCGCCTTGAATGGTTTTGGAGATTTTGGTCAAGTGATCACACCTTATGAGGTTGATGGACAGACGCTGCCCATGGCTGCCGATGAGGGTTTGCATGTTGCTTTTGGTGGCGGACTCAGAATTGTACTCAACGAGAACTTCATTATTGCAGTCGATCAGGGTTATGCCTCCGAACCTCAAGATGGAACATCCGGTTTATACATTGGTTTGGGGTATTTGTACTAA
- a CDS encoding thiolase domain-containing protein (Catalyzes the synthesis of acetoacetyl coenzyme A from two molecules of acetyl coenzyme A. It can also act as a thiolase, catalyzing the reverse reaction and generating two-carbon units from the four-carbon product of fatty acid oxidation), with amino-acid sequence MIKFSKQQLKIPQMSKDVYLVTGGMSKFDRAIPEKRTEELVIDSFIEAAEFINKTPEELKKYIHSCYYGHFADHFGDQLLGESVIHDRLGLDPLGNIGVKTGGATGGSTIWEAYKAVASGYSDTALAMGWERMDEVPTDEGNHLIASAADKDWETPMGHIYTGYYAVMAQKYWQVFGKQEDSFRRTLAEIAVKNKGYARMNPHAQSPMKITVEDVLNSPIVANPLRALDCCLMSVGASCVILADKKTAYELTDNPLLIYSSAGTHTLRVADRRDMDIPLLPNETADQYKDLGKRFPGGDRYPGFTGFLAARMAAYYAYGMAGIVDPMEDLDLVELHDAFTISDIQTYEDIGIKPYGEGRKYVESGECYHTNPLTGKPGKLPANLSGGLIGNMHAVGATGIMQVVEIAQHLWGRWAEMHGDEAKWKRFNRTKPDDWTDLQVKGAKRALAISHAGVGSHVTATVLVHPDHRLERKG; translated from the coding sequence ATGATCAAGTTTAGTAAACAGCAGCTTAAAATTCCCCAGATGAGCAAAGATGTTTATCTGGTAACCGGAGGGATGTCAAAGTTTGACAGAGCTATCCCGGAAAAGCGGACAGAAGAGCTGGTTATTGATTCATTTATAGAAGCTGCCGAATTTATCAACAAAACTCCTGAAGAGTTGAAAAAATATATTCATAGCTGCTACTATGGTCATTTTGCTGACCATTTTGGTGATCAATTACTGGGTGAGTCTGTTATTCATGATCGTCTGGGATTGGATCCTCTGGGAAATATTGGAGTCAAAACAGGGGGTGCCACCGGTGGTTCCACAATCTGGGAAGCTTATAAAGCCGTTGCCTCAGGCTATTCAGATACTGCCCTGGCCATGGGTTGGGAGCGCATGGATGAAGTGCCTACTGATGAAGGAAATCATCTGATTGCTTCTGCCGCGGATAAGGATTGGGAAACCCCCATGGGGCACATCTATACTGGTTACTACGCGGTAATGGCTCAGAAATACTGGCAGGTTTTTGGTAAGCAGGAAGACTCATTCAGAAGGACATTGGCTGAGATTGCCGTGAAGAACAAGGGCTACGCCCGGATGAATCCCCATGCCCAGAGCCCCATGAAGATCACCGTGGAAGATGTTCTCAATTCGCCCATCGTAGCGAACCCTCTGCGGGCTTTGGATTGTTGTTTGATGAGTGTGGGAGCATCCTGTGTGATCCTGGCGGACAAGAAGACTGCCTACGAGTTAACTGACAATCCGCTGTTGATCTATTCATCCGCCGGTACCCATACTCTGAGAGTGGCTGATCGTCGGGATATGGATATTCCATTACTGCCCAATGAAACTGCCGATCAATACAAGGATCTGGGGAAACGTTTTCCAGGTGGTGATCGTTATCCTGGTTTTACTGGTTTTCTGGCCGCTCGCATGGCCGCCTATTATGCTTATGGTATGGCTGGTATCGTTGATCCCATGGAAGATCTGGATCTGGTTGAGCTCCACGATGCTTTTACAATAAGTGATATTCAAACCTATGAAGATATTGGCATCAAACCTTATGGTGAAGGCCGCAAGTATGTGGAATCTGGTGAGTGCTATCATACCAATCCTCTCACAGGAAAACCGGGTAAATTGCCGGCAAACCTCTCAGGTGGACTCATTGGCAATATGCATGCTGTCGGTGCAACCGGGATCATGCAGGTGGTTGAGATCGCTCAACATCTGTGGGGTCGCTGGGCTGAAATGCACGGTGATGAAGCCAAATGGAAACGCTTTAATCGAACCAAACCCGATGATTGGACTGATCTACAGGTAAAAGGTGCCAAGCGAGCCCTGGCCATCAGTCATGCCGGTGTGGGTTCCCACGTTACCGCAACGGTGCTGGTGCACCCGGACCATCGGTTGGAAAGGAAGGGCTAA
- a CDS encoding antitoxin Xre-like helix-turn-helix domain-containing protein, translating into MVDYPTTEDQEVFREQLRVSESMGNKYVSLVGLRDYETPALVGVLQEGLAFEAFEHFAVNLGLPKDELLNLLQLPLRTLQRRKKEGVLHPDESDRLLRAARVFAHVVALFDGNYIIAREWFAKPLQALGGSSPLEFASTELGAREVEIIIGRLEHGIPL; encoded by the coding sequence ATGGTTGATTATCCGACAACAGAAGATCAGGAAGTTTTCAGGGAGCAGCTCAGGGTTAGTGAATCCATGGGGAATAAGTATGTAAGCCTGGTAGGGCTACGTGATTATGAGACCCCTGCTTTAGTAGGTGTTCTACAAGAGGGGTTAGCTTTTGAGGCGTTTGAGCATTTTGCGGTCAACCTGGGGCTTCCCAAAGATGAGTTACTCAATTTACTCCAACTGCCATTGCGTACCTTGCAACGTCGCAAAAAGGAGGGGGTGCTCCATCCCGATGAATCCGATCGCCTTTTGCGGGCAGCCCGGGTATTTGCACACGTTGTCGCTCTCTTTGATGGTAATTATATCATCGCCCGCGAATGGTTTGCAAAGCCACTTCAAGCACTGGGAGGCTCATCACCTCTTGAATTTGCCAGTACGGAGCTTGGCGCCCGAGAGGTAGAAATAATTATCGGTCGCCTGGAGCATGGTATTCCCCTGTGA